A window from Sinanaerobacter sp. ZZT-01 encodes these proteins:
- a CDS encoding VOC family protein: protein MKYQGCLLAVKDILASKHFYENVLHQNAVMDIGVHVTFEGFSLQQGYAELVGLAVDSVKEQSHNFQVYFEVEDLDKVYAEMKSISNLQWVHEIKEYPWGQRDVRVYDPDKHIVEIAEDMNTVIKRFFSQGMSAEEVAKHTMFPLKVVKQYALCFGM from the coding sequence ATGAAATATCAAGGTTGTCTTTTAGCGGTTAAGGATATCCTCGCTTCTAAGCATTTTTATGAAAATGTGCTTCATCAAAACGCTGTAATGGATATTGGCGTACATGTAACCTTTGAGGGATTTTCTCTGCAACAAGGTTATGCTGAACTCGTTGGATTAGCAGTCGATAGTGTGAAAGAACAATCACACAACTTTCAAGTTTATTTTGAAGTAGAAGATTTAGACAAAGTGTATGCCGAAATGAAAAGCATATCCAACTTGCAATGGGTGCATGAAATAAAGGAATACCCGTGGGGGCAGCGCGACGTTCGGGTATATGACCCCGATAAGCATATCGTAGAGATTGCAGAGGATATGAATACGGTTATCAAACGCTTTTTTAGTCAGGGCATGTCGGCTGAGGAAGTGGCCAAGCACACTATGTTTCCCCTTAAAGTCGTGAAGCAATATGCGTTGTGCTTTGGTATGTGA
- a CDS encoding helix-turn-helix domain-containing protein produces the protein MLDLDSADKHNENFTLKIRGNDLIIKNDKQFNMFPSHVGLRKYIQYYNIVFPSNDTFTAHYTLMPNACGTLSLAFDGTAVIAELWGASLTPVLLGMEPNSYHVLMLIQLSPYGLYQITRQSQAEFADKRLSLEDIDNELFHLLYQAFVMSKTATDLANICEKVLYRRMEKHIISDALLLATTVISDSYGQVQVKEVARQSGYSERQLNRLFLTQIGMNIKSYARITRFNYVLKHIQTSPCFFAALSQQAGYFDQAHFDKDFKAISGVTPQKYLKTMSDFYYDGTEIYDTIFSKEE, from the coding sequence TTGCTTGATTTAGATTCGGCGGATAAACATAATGAAAACTTTACTTTGAAAATAAGGGGGAACGATTTGATTATTAAAAACGACAAGCAATTTAATATGTTCCCCTCCCATGTGGGGCTGAGAAAATATATTCAATACTACAACATAGTATTTCCGTCGAATGATACGTTTACAGCACACTATACGCTTATGCCTAACGCTTGCGGAACATTGTCGCTTGCCTTTGATGGAACCGCTGTAATTGCTGAACTATGGGGAGCCTCCCTAACCCCTGTTTTGTTAGGAATGGAACCAAATAGTTATCATGTCCTGATGCTTATCCAGCTTTCACCCTATGGTTTGTATCAAATCACACGCCAAAGCCAAGCGGAGTTTGCAGACAAACGCCTTTCTCTTGAGGACATTGACAACGAGCTATTTCATTTGCTGTATCAAGCCTTTGTAATGTCTAAAACCGCAACAGATTTGGCAAATATTTGTGAGAAGGTTTTATACAGGCGTATGGAAAAGCACATTATTTCCGACGCTTTGTTATTAGCTACTACAGTGATTTCTGATAGTTATGGACAAGTACAAGTGAAAGAGGTCGCGCGACAATCCGGTTATAGCGAGCGACAGTTAAACCGCTTGTTTCTTACACAAATCGGAATGAATATTAAAAGCTATGCGCGTATAACCCGCTTTAACTACGTGTTAAAACATATTCAAACATCGCCTTGCTTCTTTGCGGCATTGTCGCAACAAGCCGGATACTTCGACCAAGCCCATTTTGATAAAGATTTCAAGGCTATCAGTGGTGTTACCCCTCAAAAGTATCTGAAAACAATGTCGGATTTTTACTATGACGGAACAGAGATATACGATACAATTTTCTCAAAGGAGGAATGA
- a CDS encoding conjugal transfer protein TrbL family protein encodes MFIWDFVADTVLGQILDWIYGQIIGFLGNFFSAMGGMGADLFEMSWVQSIVLFFVYLAWALYGTGLVVSAFECAIEYQSGRGSIRDAALNAIKGFMAVGLFSTVPVELYKLSVSLQSSLTAGITGYGSGLDTLAGNIINELSAAGNLESAGSLNVFGGLGVITSPIMMLFILILMGYAVIKVFFANLKRGGILLIQIAVGSLYMFSVPRGYMDGFTSWCKQIIGLCLTAFLQATILIAGLMVVKDQALLGLGLMLAAGEIPRIAGAFGLDTSTRANFMSAVYAGQTAMNITRTIVKAVAAK; translated from the coding sequence ATGTTCATATGGGATTTTGTAGCTGATACCGTGCTGGGTCAGATTCTTGATTGGATTTACGGTCAAATTATCGGCTTTCTAGGAAATTTCTTTTCCGCAATGGGCGGCATGGGAGCAGACCTGTTCGAAATGAGCTGGGTTCAGTCCATCGTCCTGTTTTTTGTTTATCTGGCTTGGGCGCTGTATGGAACCGGGCTGGTGGTGTCTGCTTTTGAGTGTGCCATCGAATACCAGTCCGGCCGGGGCAGCATCCGTGATGCCGCGCTGAATGCCATCAAGGGATTTATGGCAGTAGGGTTATTCTCCACCGTTCCTGTAGAACTTTACAAACTGTCCGTTTCACTGCAGAGTAGTCTGACGGCGGGAATCACTGGCTACGGAAGTGGCTTGGATACCCTTGCAGGTAATATCATCAACGAGCTATCCGCAGCCGGGAATTTAGAAAGCGCGGGTAGCTTGAACGTCTTTGGCGGGCTGGGAGTGATCACCAGTCCGATTATGATGCTGTTTATCCTGATTCTGATGGGCTACGCCGTAATTAAGGTGTTCTTTGCAAATCTCAAACGCGGCGGTATCCTGCTCATTCAAATCGCTGTGGGAAGCTTATATATGTTTTCCGTCCCCCGCGGCTACATGGACGGTTTCACCAGCTGGTGCAAGCAGATTATTGGGCTGTGTCTGACCGCCTTTTTACAAGCCACTATCCTCATAGCTGGACTGATGGTCGTGAAGGATCAGGCTTTGCTTGGGCTGGGGCTTATGCTGGCGGCGGGAGAAATCCCCCGAATCGCCGGAGCCTTCGGGCTGGATACTTCTACCCGTGCCAATTTTATGAGCGCCGTCTATGCCGGGCAGACTGCTATGAACATTACAAGAACAATTGTAAAGGCGGTGGCAGCAAAATGA
- a CDS encoding DUF4406 domain-containing protein, with product MKLVYICSPYAGEIERNVRFAQDACRYAISQCSAPVAVHLLYPQLLNDAVPAEREAGIQMGLRVLAACEELWVCGSRISTGMGCEIAEAERLRIPVRRISAEHIQGGHTMEKYGIWARRSAASVCGAAEAWVKQDGEPLTFDTYEEAASEARRLIENTRTPNVAYFAKGMDITLEEAPFSGMKLQY from the coding sequence ATGAAGCTGGTATATATCTGTTCCCCCTATGCAGGGGAAATTGAAAGAAATGTAAGGTTTGCGCAGGATGCCTGCCGCTATGCTATATCGCAGTGCAGTGCGCCGGTGGCTGTGCATCTGTTATACCCCCAACTGTTAAATGATGCTGTACCTGCAGAACGGGAAGCCGGTATTCAAATGGGGCTTCGGGTACTGGCGGCCTGCGAGGAATTATGGGTGTGCGGTTCCCGGATCAGCACTGGAATGGGCTGTGAGATTGCGGAAGCTGAGCGGTTGAGGATTCCGGTCAGACGGATATCCGCAGAACATATACAAGGAGGACATACCATGGAGAAATACGGAATATGGGCGCGCAGGAGTGCCGCCTCGGTGTGCGGGGCTGCGGAAGCCTGGGTAAAACAGGACGGAGAACCTCTGACTTTTGATACCTATGAGGAAGCAGCCTCTGAAGCCAGGCGGCTGATAGAAAATACCCGCACACCCAATGTAGCCTACTTTGCAAAAGGAATGGACATCACGCTGGAGGAAGCGCCTTTCTCTGGCATGAAACTGCAGTATTGA
- a CDS encoding arsenate reductase ArsC: MNKEINKPKVAFICVHNSCRSQIAEALGKHLAADVFESYSAGTETKPQINQNAVRLVKQLYGIDMEKTQRSKLLSKIPPVDIVITMGCNVQCPFLPCKHREDWGLDDPTGKCDDEFITVIKQIENNMLFLIKRIQDL, encoded by the coding sequence ATGAATAAGGAAATAAACAAACCCAAGGTGGCATTTATTTGTGTTCACAACTCTTGCCGAAGCCAAATTGCGGAAGCACTCGGTAAACACCTTGCCGCTGATGTGTTTGAAAGCTATTCTGCTGGAACAGAAACAAAGCCGCAGATCAATCAGAACGCTGTTCGATTAGTGAAACAGCTTTACGGCATTGACATGGAGAAAACACAGCGTTCCAAGCTGCTTTCGAAAATTCCTCCGGTTGATATTGTTATCACTATGGGCTGCAATGTTCAGTGTCCTTTTTTACCCTGCAAGCACCGAGAGGATTGGGGACTTGATGATCCGACCGGCAAATGTGATGACGAGTTTATTACGGTTATAAAGCAGATTGAAAATAATATGTTATTTCTTATAAAGAGAATTCAGGATTTGTAA
- a CDS encoding DUF4320 family protein: MKKILKNRRGEGYIDVAVLVLCVMLVIAVAVSVLPVFVTKNKLDTYAAELCREAEIAGCVGSETNLRAQVLTEKTGLNPNISWSKSGKIQLNQDVTVTVTVQTDLGLFGGFGSFPVTLKAQASGKSEVYWK, translated from the coding sequence CTGAAGAAAATTCTGAAAAACAGGCGCGGTGAAGGTTATATTGACGTAGCCGTGCTGGTGTTGTGCGTGATGCTGGTCATCGCGGTGGCAGTCAGCGTCCTGCCTGTATTCGTTACAAAGAATAAGCTGGACACCTATGCCGCCGAGCTGTGCCGGGAAGCGGAAATCGCCGGATGTGTGGGAAGTGAAACAAACTTACGAGCGCAGGTATTGACCGAAAAGACCGGGCTTAATCCCAATATCTCATGGTCGAAAAGCGGAAAAATCCAGCTAAATCAGGATGTTACTGTGACAGTGACCGTGCAGACAGACCTTGGATTATTCGGCGGATTCGGGAGCTTTCCGGTTACGCTCAAAGCACAGGCCAGCGGGAAAAGCGAGGTGTATTGGAAGTGA
- a CDS encoding DUF5131 family protein, which translates to MNWEPWTGCYKISDGCTNCYFYGPYAKRYGQSTIQKTDKFDWPTRKNAKGEYNIKGNKILATCFATDFFLPEADEWRKEVWAIIKERTDIDFLILTKRIDRFPQSLPSDWGSGYDNVNIGCTVENQELADYRLPLFLSYPIKRRFIACSPLLEAIDLTPYLHGVDHVTVGGETGREARMCDYDWVLNIREQCVKADVTFWFKNTGSLFKRDGVVEKINPFKQNSVAKELDIDISDGKRLF; encoded by the coding sequence ATGAACTGGGAACCATGGACAGGCTGTTATAAAATAAGTGATGGCTGTACAAATTGCTATTTTTATGGGCCGTATGCAAAACGCTACGGTCAAAGCACCATACAAAAAACAGATAAATTTGATTGGCCCACAAGGAAAAATGCAAAGGGCGAATACAATATCAAAGGAAACAAAATTCTTGCAACCTGCTTTGCGACTGACTTTTTCCTACCCGAAGCGGATGAGTGGCGTAAAGAAGTTTGGGCAATCATCAAGGAAAGAACAGATATTGATTTTTTAATTTTGACAAAGCGAATTGACCGCTTCCCCCAATCGCTTCCGTCTGATTGGGGGTCGGGCTATGACAATGTGAATATTGGCTGTACTGTCGAAAATCAAGAATTAGCCGATTACAGACTCCCACTCTTTTTATCCTATCCGATAAAGCGGCGTTTTATTGCTTGCTCCCCACTTTTAGAAGCGATTGATTTAACACCCTATCTTCATGGAGTAGACCATGTTACTGTTGGCGGCGAAACAGGACGAGAAGCCCGTATGTGCGATTATGATTGGGTACTTAATATCCGTGAACAATGCGTAAAAGCAGATGTAACCTTTTGGTTCAAGAATACAGGCTCACTTTTCAAACGTGACGGTGTAGTGGAAAAAATAAATCCATTTAAGCAAAACAGTGTGGCGAAAGAGCTCGATATTGATATTTCAGATGGGAAAAGATTGTTCTGA
- a CDS encoding DUF6550 family protein, protein MKLTEKTKRRLTVAGLGVVGIALVIAIASQFKTEVPNEPEILPTQAVSSEVTPSADIPDPSTLPSETPKISVPSIDPTETPAVTEGADTGKSTGTEQSIQAEPTKPPAPTEAPKPKPEASKEEQSAANPSKPPENKTEGTVKTTPQEPAGGEKKDGKIYVPGFGWIEDEGGGVKQETVGNEGDELTGNKVGQMD, encoded by the coding sequence ATGAAACTGACAGAAAAAACAAAACGCAGACTTACAGTTGCAGGACTCGGTGTTGTGGGCATCGCCCTTGTAATAGCAATTGCCTCACAGTTTAAAACAGAGGTTCCCAACGAACCGGAGATACTGCCAACGCAGGCGGTGTCCAGTGAGGTCACCCCTAGCGCAGATATTCCTGACCCTTCCACGCTGCCTTCGGAAACGCCGAAGATCAGCGTACCATCAATTGATCCGACAGAAACACCAGCTGTGACGGAGGGTGCGGATACCGGAAAATCCACTGGTACCGAGCAGAGCATCCAGGCAGAGCCTACGAAGCCACCTGCTCCTACAGAAGCACCTAAACCAAAGCCGGAAGCTTCCAAAGAAGAACAATCTGCCGCTAATCCAAGCAAGCCTCCTGAGAATAAGACGGAGGGCACGGTAAAGACAACGCCGCAGGAACCGGCAGGCGGAGAAAAGAAAGATGGGAAAATATATGTGCCGGGCTTTGGATGGATTGAAGATGAAGGTGGCGGTGTTAAACAGGAGACTGTGGGTAATGAGGGCGATGAGCTGACAGGAAATAAAGTGGGGCAGATGGATTAG
- a CDS encoding DNA cytosine methyltransferase produces MTEPLTLGSLFDGIGGFPLAGVGQGFTPVWASEIEPFPIEVTQLRFPEMCHVGDIAKLDGAQLTPVDVVCGGSPCQDLSVAGKRAGLQGERSGLFMEQVRVIKEMRAYDKANGRPANAVRPRYMCWENVPGAFSSSESEDFRAVLEETCRIADSTVSIPRPPGGVWKSAGAILGDQFSVAWRVYDAQYWPRTPQRRKRIYLVADFGGHTASQILFEQDRLFGDSAQGEETRQGTAACSETSAGDPGRSSGAVGGRSGECLTPWDVQSRRIYEGNGVWPSLYGGEGGGHGYITEEKSEPVTIPINTQIATRHERMGEGTGLGIGADDDPAFTLQASHSHAVFHSAPESETIAFACNQRDEVRNLNDVSGAIQAQPGMKQQTFVAQFWEESGVQQPNCLTPWDTQQERIFTEDSIAPTLAGADGGGGRNPGGLMFSAGVVTKGNGECFLTPEQHTSLTSGGGQAGQGYPCVLTAGFCAGAGPAAGGIGYSEEISPTLKAAESGTNMVPSILCLNDQGGGQMYCSENQTGTLRAQEHGHQPLILDSQPELFENHGIDSRYTGPHPVAPTMSARYGTGGNNVPLISQPAVLAGESGEALVHDSTYCIAGNIIDRQDHNGGNGLGVQPDISYTVTSTDRHCVFSQQRSDEYAPNEVVSTQSARQYKDATDLICEADVAGLDCRNGVENGDLSGTLQSKTNGGYSLNNVHPIRIGKLIRRLTPLECERLQGYPDYWTDIPGASDSARYKALGNSVAIPCVVHVLRGIAYFLRKFKLEQEESECTSTPTT; encoded by the coding sequence TTGACCGAACCGCTGACCCTCGGCAGCCTGTTTGACGGGATCGGCGGTTTTCCGCTGGCAGGCGTCGGACAGGGTTTTACGCCTGTCTGGGCCAGTGAAATTGAACCGTTCCCTATTGAGGTGACCCAGCTGCGCTTCCCTGAAATGTGCCATGTAGGCGACATTGCAAAACTTGACGGTGCGCAGCTTACGCCTGTGGATGTGGTCTGCGGGGGCTCACCCTGTCAGGATCTGAGCGTTGCGGGGAAGCGTGCCGGCTTACAGGGAGAGCGCTCCGGTCTGTTCATGGAGCAGGTCCGTGTAATCAAGGAGATGAGAGCCTATGATAAAGCAAACGGAAGGCCAGCTAACGCTGTTCGACCTCGGTATATGTGCTGGGAAAATGTCCCCGGAGCCTTTAGCTCCTCCGAATCAGAGGATTTCCGGGCGGTACTTGAAGAAACCTGCAGAATTGCGGACAGTACCGTATCTATACCTCGACCTCCGGGAGGGGTATGGAAATCTGCTGGGGCCATACTGGGAGATCAATTCTCCGTTGCTTGGCGAGTATACGATGCTCAATACTGGCCCCGCACCCCTCAGAGAAGAAAACGTATATACCTTGTCGCAGATTTTGGAGGCCACACCGCATCACAAATATTATTTGAGCAAGACCGCCTGTTTGGGGATTCTGCGCAGGGCGAGGAAACGCGGCAAGGAACTGCCGCCTGTTCTGAAACGAGCGCTGGAGATCCAGGCAGAAGCTCCGGAGCCGTTGGAGGAAGATCCGGAGAATGCCTGACACCATGGGATGTGCAAAGCCGCCGCATTTATGAAGGCAATGGTGTGTGGCCGTCACTGTATGGCGGCGAAGGTGGAGGACATGGGTATATAACAGAAGAAAAAAGTGAACCTGTAACGATTCCAATTAATACACAGATAGCCACTAGGCATGAGCGTATGGGAGAAGGAACAGGTCTTGGGATAGGAGCCGATGATGATCCCGCTTTTACTCTCCAGGCATCGCACTCCCATGCTGTATTTCATTCTGCACCAGAAAGCGAAACCATCGCCTTTGCCTGTAACCAGCGGGATGAGGTACGAAATCTAAATGATGTATCCGGGGCAATTCAAGCTCAACCCGGCATGAAACAGCAGACCTTTGTGGCGCAGTTTTGGGAAGAATCCGGCGTTCAGCAGCCAAATTGCCTGACCCCATGGGATACCCAGCAGGAACGGATCTTTACAGAGGACAGCATTGCACCAACACTGGCCGGTGCGGATGGCGGCGGTGGAAGAAATCCGGGCGGGCTGATGTTTTCGGCAGGTGTAGTTACCAAGGGAAATGGCGAATGCTTTCTGACCCCGGAACAGCACACATCCCTCACATCGGGCGGTGGGCAGGCCGGGCAGGGCTATCCCTGTGTTCTGACAGCTGGCTTCTGTGCGGGAGCCGGTCCTGCTGCGGGAGGGATTGGTTACAGTGAAGAAATTTCACCGACGCTGAAGGCAGCGGAGAGCGGAACCAATATGGTGCCCTCCATCCTTTGCCTGAACGACCAGGGCGGCGGGCAGATGTACTGCTCTGAAAACCAGACCGGTACGCTTCGAGCACAGGAACATGGGCACCAACCATTAATCCTGGACTCCCAGCCGGAGCTGTTTGAGAACCATGGCATTGATTCGCGCTATACCGGACCTCACCCAGTAGCTCCGACAATGTCTGCCCGTTATGGAACCGGTGGCAACAATGTTCCCCTGATTTCCCAGCCAGCTGTTCTTGCCGGAGAGTCCGGTGAAGCTTTGGTACATGATTCAACTTACTGTATTGCCGGAAATATCATTGATCGACAGGATCACAATGGGGGCAATGGACTTGGCGTTCAGCCGGACATCAGCTACACCGTGACATCCACAGACCGTCATTGCGTTTTTTCACAGCAGCGGAGCGATGAGTATGCGCCAAATGAAGTAGTCAGCACGCAAAGTGCCAGACAGTATAAGGATGCAACAGACCTTATATGCGAAGCGGATGTGGCCGGACTGGATTGCCGCAATGGAGTGGAAAACGGCGACTTAAGCGGAACACTGCAATCCAAAACGAATGGTGGCTATTCCCTCAACAATGTGCATCCCATCCGCATCGGTAAGCTGATCCGCAGGCTGACGCCTCTGGAATGCGAAAGACTCCAGGGGTATCCCGATTACTGGACGGATATCCCCGGCGCTTCAGACAGCGCAAGATATAAAGCTCTTGGCAATAGTGTGGCGATTCCCTGTGTGGTGCATGTGCTCCGGGGAATCGCTTATTTTTTACGCAAATTTAAATTGGAACAGGAGGAATCAGAATGTACATCTACCCCGACAACCTAA
- the ltrA gene encoding group II intron reverse transcriptase/maturase, with translation MTRAKPTKRSALRNAEYYDFQDVLDKLYADSEKGCQFKNLTELICSPENILLAFRNIKKNSGSKTAGVDKKTITHLQQWENEQLIAYIQKRLSNYIPQPVRRVEIPKGNGKTRPLGIPTIMDRLIQQGILQVLEPICEAKFFKRSNGFRPNRSAEHAISQSYKFIQGQNLHFVVDIDIKGFFDNVSHGKLLKQMWSIGIRDKKLLSIISAMLKAEVAGIGFPEKGTPQGGIISPLLSNIVLNELDWWVASQWETLPTRVAYKCRVMKNGTLDKSNVYAELRNTGLKECYIVRYADDFKIFCRYRSDAQKMFMAVKGWLHDRLGLEISPEKSKIVNLKRQYSEFLGFKMKAVKKGKKSNGKTKYVVKSHISDKAKEKIKQRAVSAVNELKKVDAKGNTILRYNALVMGWHNYYQYATHVSRDFSEIAFLVKSSAKGKLEQQMKKKIAKPITSPIYIKYSKSREMRFVGETPILPIAYVRHKNPIDKKRSINSYTVEGRAEIHKKLATVNVAILHYLMRNPVRDRSVEYNDNRLSLYCSQQGKCAVTGRSLEITRIHCHHKTATYLGGDDSYRNLILIDVDVHILVHATQENTIGKYLSTLQLDEKQREKVNKLRAILCLNEISK, from the coding sequence TTGACAAGAGCAAAACCGACAAAACGGTCTGCCCTGCGCAATGCGGAATATTACGATTTTCAAGATGTTTTAGACAAGCTGTACGCGGATAGCGAAAAAGGCTGTCAGTTTAAAAATCTGACTGAACTGATTTGTAGTCCTGAAAATATACTACTTGCTTTTCGGAATATCAAGAAAAACAGCGGAAGCAAAACCGCAGGAGTAGATAAAAAGACCATTACCCATTTACAGCAATGGGAAAACGAACAGCTTATAGCCTATATTCAGAAAAGACTAAGCAATTACATTCCTCAACCAGTACGCCGTGTGGAAATCCCAAAAGGCAACGGAAAAACCAGACCGCTTGGCATTCCGACTATTATGGACAGGCTGATACAGCAAGGTATTCTGCAAGTCCTTGAACCCATTTGTGAAGCAAAATTCTTCAAGCGAAGCAACGGTTTTCGCCCAAACAGGAGTGCGGAACATGCGATCTCCCAATCTTACAAATTTATTCAGGGGCAAAATCTTCATTTCGTGGTAGACATCGACATCAAAGGATTTTTCGATAATGTCAGTCACGGAAAACTGCTGAAACAGATGTGGTCGATTGGTATTCGGGATAAAAAGCTATTGTCTATTATTTCTGCAATGTTAAAAGCAGAGGTGGCGGGCATTGGCTTCCCCGAAAAGGGAACGCCGCAGGGAGGGATTATTTCTCCCCTGCTGTCAAACATCGTCCTGAATGAATTGGATTGGTGGGTGGCAAGCCAATGGGAAACTCTGCCTACACGGGTAGCGTATAAATGCAGGGTGATGAAAAACGGCACTCTGGATAAAAGCAATGTCTATGCGGAGCTTAGAAATACTGGGTTAAAGGAATGTTACATCGTAAGGTACGCCGATGATTTTAAAATCTTTTGTCGATACCGCAGTGACGCCCAAAAGATGTTCATGGCTGTAAAAGGCTGGCTACACGATAGATTGGGGCTTGAAATCAGCCCCGAAAAATCCAAGATAGTCAATCTAAAACGGCAGTATTCCGAATTCTTAGGGTTCAAAATGAAGGCGGTCAAGAAAGGCAAGAAGTCAAACGGTAAAACCAAATATGTTGTGAAATCCCATATTTCTGATAAGGCAAAAGAGAAAATCAAGCAAAGGGCTGTTTCTGCTGTAAATGAGTTGAAGAAAGTAGACGCAAAAGGAAATACCATTTTAAGATACAATGCATTGGTCATGGGCTGGCATAATTACTATCAATATGCAACACACGTCAGCCGTGATTTTAGTGAAATTGCTTTCTTGGTCAAATCGTCTGCAAAAGGCAAGCTCGAACAACAGATGAAGAAGAAAATCGCAAAACCTATTACCAGTCCGATTTACATTAAATATAGTAAAAGCAGAGAAATGAGGTTTGTTGGAGAAACGCCGATACTGCCAATCGCCTATGTGCGGCACAAAAATCCCATTGACAAAAAGCGTAGCATTAACAGCTATACTGTCGAAGGACGTGCTGAAATACACAAAAAGTTGGCAACTGTCAATGTGGCTATTCTCCATTATCTTATGCGGAATCCTGTCCGTGACAGGAGCGTGGAATACAACGACAACAGGCTGTCTCTGTACTGTTCTCAGCAAGGAAAATGTGCTGTCACAGGCAGATCCTTAGAAATCACCAGGATACATTGCCATCATAAAACGGCGACATATCTTGGCGGAGATGACAGCTATAGAAATCTAATCTTGATTGACGTTGATGTTCACATTCTCGTTCACGCCACGCAGGAGAATACTATCGGGAAATACCTTTCAACTCTGCAACTGGACGAAAAGCAACGGGAAAAGGTCAATAAATTGCGAGCTATTCTTTGTCTAAATGAAATATCCAAGTAA
- a CDS encoding secretion protein F, producing the protein MTQLFFTGILIAAGLFLILADVLKLPAMGAGKAMLGAGKENKKAAKTVEAWLMTGAVKLSKYIRMDEYKRSRMANILKASGISMTPEVYTAYAITKSGAIAFGALPCLFLLPLLAPVLLILAVLTYFQETKRADEQLREKREQVEGELPRFVATIEQTLKASRDVLGMIETYKKNAGPAFAHELDVLTADMRSSSYEAAMTRFESRLNSPMLSDVVRGLIGVLRGDDSAVYFQMLAHDFKALELQRLKGQAQKIPPKIRIFSFIMLMCFLFTYLAIIALEIINSLGTMF; encoded by the coding sequence ATGACACAGTTATTTTTTACCGGAATCCTTATTGCCGCGGGGTTATTTCTGATATTGGCAGATGTACTAAAGCTTCCCGCCATGGGAGCCGGAAAGGCCATGCTGGGTGCCGGCAAGGAAAATAAGAAAGCTGCTAAAACAGTGGAAGCGTGGTTAATGACAGGTGCGGTAAAGCTCTCGAAATACATCCGGATGGATGAGTACAAGCGAAGCCGGATGGCAAATATCCTGAAGGCTTCCGGCATTTCCATGACACCGGAGGTGTATACGGCCTATGCCATTACCAAATCCGGAGCCATAGCATTTGGTGCGCTGCCGTGCCTATTCCTGCTTCCGCTGCTGGCTCCGGTACTGTTGATTCTGGCAGTGCTGACCTATTTTCAGGAAACGAAACGTGCTGACGAGCAGCTTCGGGAAAAACGAGAACAGGTAGAAGGTGAGCTCCCCCGATTTGTGGCAACCATTGAGCAGACCCTAAAGGCCAGCCGGGATGTGCTGGGGATGATTGAAACCTACAAGAAGAATGCCGGACCTGCCTTTGCCCATGAACTGGATGTGCTAACAGCCGACATGCGCTCCTCCAGCTATGAAGCGGCGATGACCCGGTTTGAGTCAAGACTTAATTCGCCCATGCTTTCTGATGTGGTCAGAGGTCTCATTGGCGTACTGCGCGGCGATGACAGCGCTGTGTATTTTCAGATGCTGGCGCATGATTTTAAAGCGCTGGAGCTTCAGAGACTCAAGGGGCAGGCACAGAAGATCCCGCCGAAGATTCGGATATTCTCCTTTATTATGCTAATGTGCTTTCTTTTTACCTATCTCGCCATCATCGCCTTGGAGATTATAAATTCTCTTGGAACAATGTTTTAG